DNA from Bacillus marinisedimentorum:
CGGCCCCCACTTGACAGCCAGGTCCTTTGTGAATGTGATGACGGCCCCTTTGCTTGAGTTATAGCCGATTGCGTTCATGAATTTCGGGTTGGAGCCTTTTAGTCCGGCAACCGAAGCGATATTGATGATCTTGCCGTATTCCTGTTCGATCATGACTTTCCCGACAGCCTGCGACATGAGGAACGTCCCGGTCGCATTGACATTCATCACTTTTTGCCATGCCTCCAGCGGCATTTCCTCGGCCGGCGCCCCCCATGTCGCCCCGCTGTTATTTACAAGGATATCGATCCGTCCGAACTTTTCAAGAGTGGCGTCCACGACATCTTTAATGTCAGCCGGATTTGTGATATCGCATTTCATCGCAAACGATTCGGCCCCGATTTTTTTCAATTCTTCGCTTACTTCCCTGCAGGCATCTTCCTTCCTGGAACAGACAACGACATTGGCGCCTGCTTCCGCCAGCCCTTCCGCAATCTGCTGGCCCAGTCCGCGGCCTCCCCCTGTCACGATGGCCGTTTTTCCGGCAAGGTTAAACAAT
Protein-coding regions in this window:
- a CDS encoding SDR family oxidoreductase encodes the protein MNVKELFNLAGKTAIVTGGGRGLGQQIAEGLAEAGANVVVCSRKEDACREVSEELKKIGAESFAMKCDITNPADIKDVVDATLEKFGRIDILVNNSGATWGAPAEEMPLEAWQKVMNVNATGTFLMSQAVGKVMIEQEYGKIINIASVAGLKGSNPKFMNAIGYNSSKGAVITFTKDLAVKWGPKGIYVNALAPGFFPTKMSKGLLEEGGAAIKEGTPLRKFGTENDLKGAALFFASSASDFVTGAVLPVDGGTSAM